One Leptospira wolbachii serovar Codice str. CDC genomic region harbors:
- a CDS encoding DUF2283 domain-containing protein codes for MKITYYPETDSLYIDLSKKVAFETKEISQDINVDLDETGYPVGIDIHGNASQFIDLSTFELEKR; via the coding sequence ATGAAGATTACATATTATCCAGAAACAGATTCTCTCTACATTGATTTATCAAAAAAGGTAGCTTTTGAAACGAAAGAAATTTCCCAAGATATTAATGTCGATTTAGATGAGACTGGTTATCCCGTCGGTATCGATATACACGGAAATGCCTCTCAATTCATTGATCTATCCACATTCGAATTGGAGAAACGATAA
- a CDS encoding HD domain-containing protein, with translation MKIEEKCKSRFQALLQDNKDISVSQKDSLWEEIRSHYSEPHRTYHSLNHLYQMLGEFDSVSKELQDPEIALFALFYHDLIYDVTSKTNEEESAKIAKDRLSELGISQERIEICIEHILATKSHRLGDKCHPDTSFFLDIDISILGSEESKYYKYAKNIRKEYSIFSSEDYQKGRIQVLNHFIENIRLFHTDFFFDEYEMRSRHNVKLEIHSLQKGELI, from the coding sequence ATGAAGATCGAAGAGAAATGTAAATCAAGATTCCAAGCCCTGCTCCAAGATAACAAAGACATCTCTGTATCTCAGAAAGATTCCCTCTGGGAAGAAATTAGATCCCACTACTCGGAACCCCACCGCACCTACCACAGCCTAAATCATCTCTACCAAATGTTAGGGGAATTTGATTCGGTATCTAAGGAATTACAAGATCCAGAGATCGCACTCTTTGCCTTATTCTATCATGATTTGATTTATGATGTCACTTCCAAAACCAATGAGGAAGAAAGTGCAAAGATCGCCAAAGATAGATTATCCGAATTAGGAATTTCACAGGAACGGATTGAAATTTGCATAGAACATATTCTGGCAACCAAATCACATCGATTAGGTGACAAATGCCATCCAGATACATCTTTCTTTTTAGATATTGATATTTCCATTTTGGGAAGCGAAGAATCCAAATACTACAAATATGCAAAAAACATTCGCAAAGAGTATTCGATATTTTCTAGCGAAGACTACCAAAAGGGAAGAATCCAAGTATTGAATCATTTTATCGAAAACATTCGGCTCTTCCATACAGATTTCTTCTTTGATGAGTATGAAATGCGAAGCCGTCACAATGTAAAATTAGAGATCCATAGTTTACAAAAAGGTGAACTTATTTAA
- a CDS encoding SH3 domain-containing protein yields MSGYKTFRYLLLVIFVFPLFPQSHWDDYIHEKTIGSTYRIFGDNVNLRESDNLKSKVKKKLSMGAVVTILAKTNQIMEQDSVKEYWYKVKSEKDTGFIWGGLIADYSFPLEQNTILCRNLGVKRRTLELKLIQGDKLLSQSKWEAGAVSNESWNHKIYPASQFSPSPKFLFGLSYFVFSEIENGSTSEQLISITSDSKLVSHFSWNHGSCDPPSCGESWLVFPGETLPEDKKTKRKVTKGKTNTIQELTHIFDIDNSKTHEYYNSEYIWNGTKFQRKENP; encoded by the coding sequence ATGTCAGGTTACAAAACTTTTCGATACCTTCTACTAGTTATATTTGTTTTTCCCCTCTTTCCACAAAGTCATTGGGATGACTACATCCATGAAAAAACCATTGGCTCCACCTATCGCATATTTGGTGACAATGTCAATTTAAGAGAATCCGATAACCTGAAATCAAAAGTCAAAAAGAAACTTTCGATGGGAGCTGTAGTCACCATTCTCGCAAAAACGAACCAAATCATGGAACAAGATTCAGTAAAAGAGTATTGGTACAAAGTGAAATCTGAGAAGGACACTGGTTTTATCTGGGGTGGACTGATTGCCGACTACTCCTTCCCTTTGGAACAGAACACAATCTTATGCAGAAACTTAGGAGTCAAACGTCGCACACTTGAATTAAAACTAATCCAAGGTGATAAACTTCTATCTCAATCCAAATGGGAAGCTGGTGCCGTCAGTAACGAAAGCTGGAATCATAAAATCTACCCTGCTTCACAATTTTCACCGAGTCCTAAGTTTTTATTCGGATTATCATATTTTGTTTTTTCTGAAATCGAAAATGGATCTACTAGTGAACAATTGATCAGCATCACTTCCGATTCAAAATTAGTATCCCATTTTTCTTGGAACCACGGATCCTGCGATCCACCTTCCTGCGGCGAGTCATGGTTGGTATTTCCAGGGGAAACATTACCCGAAGATAAAAAAACAAAAAGAAAGGTTACCAAAGGAAAAACCAATACAATCCAAGAGTTAACACATATATTCGATATCGATAACTCCAAAACTCACGAATACTACAATTCAGAATATATATGGAATGGAACCAAATTCCAAAGAAAGGAAAACCCATAA
- the ilvC gene encoding ketol-acid reductoisomerase, with protein MANIYYDDSCDLNLLKGKTIAVIGYGSQGHAQAQNMKDSGLKVIIGLRDGSKSVKEAKEAGFEVFSVAEAAKKADIIQILAPDTIQADMYKADIEPNLTEGKALVFSHGFNIHYDLITPPKNVDVYMVAPKGPGHLVRRVYTEGGGVPCLIAIYQDATGQAKARALAHASGVGGGRAGILETSFREETETDLFGEQVVLCGGVANLIMSGFETLTEAGYDPEIAYFECLHEVKLITDLIYEGGLARMRYSISDTAEYGDYISGPRIIDAGVKARMKDVLTDIQKDKGAAFAKRWMADTKAGYPEYKKLKEKNAAHPIEAVGTKLRSMMKWLAK; from the coding sequence ATGGCAAATATCTATTACGACGACAGTTGCGATCTAAATCTCCTTAAAGGTAAAACCATTGCAGTGATTGGCTACGGAAGCCAAGGTCACGCCCAAGCTCAAAACATGAAAGATTCTGGTTTGAAAGTCATCATCGGACTTCGCGACGGATCCAAATCAGTAAAAGAAGCGAAAGAAGCTGGTTTTGAAGTTTTCAGTGTTGCGGAAGCTGCAAAAAAAGCAGACATCATTCAGATCCTCGCTCCAGACACCATCCAAGCTGACATGTATAAGGCGGATATTGAACCGAACCTTACTGAAGGAAAGGCTCTTGTATTCTCTCATGGATTTAACATCCATTACGATCTTATCACTCCTCCAAAAAACGTAGACGTGTATATGGTAGCGCCAAAAGGTCCAGGACATTTGGTTCGCCGTGTTTACACAGAAGGTGGTGGAGTTCCTTGCTTAATTGCGATCTACCAAGATGCAACGGGCCAAGCAAAAGCTCGCGCTCTCGCACACGCTAGTGGCGTAGGTGGAGGAAGAGCAGGAATTTTAGAAACATCTTTCCGTGAAGAAACAGAAACTGACCTCTTCGGAGAACAAGTAGTTCTTTGTGGTGGTGTTGCAAACCTCATCATGAGTGGATTTGAAACTTTGACGGAAGCGGGATACGATCCAGAGATCGCTTACTTCGAATGTTTACATGAAGTCAAACTCATCACTGATTTGATTTATGAAGGTGGACTGGCACGTATGCGTTATTCCATTTCTGATACTGCAGAGTATGGAGATTATATCAGCGGACCACGCATCATTGATGCAGGAGTCAAAGCTCGTATGAAGGATGTTCTCACTGATATCCAAAAAGATAAAGGTGCAGCGTTCGCTAAACGTTGGATGGCCGATACAAAAGCTGGATACCCTGAATACAAAAAACTCAAAGAAAAAAATGCTGCTCACCCGATCGAAGCCGTAGGAACAAAACTACGTTCTATGATGAAGTGGCTTGCGAAGTAA
- the epsC gene encoding serine O-acetyltransferase EpsC encodes MLSNGQDELYTSILSRQSIPESVVGGKQVASRFLDELFSILFSGYHSERNFTSKDQIMDQLELFRIRWKNLLEPYASYADREFGRVVALDDILHNFVAKLPGLYQWMWEDAEAAFLGDPAAESIHEVILAYSGFYAGAVHRVANYFFKSSLPIFPKLLSGVAHEATGIDIHPGAEIGRAFFMDHGTGIVIGETTQIADNVKIYQGVTLGALSVNKSLAKQKRHPTIEEGVVIYAGATILGGETVIGKQSIIGGNAWITQSIPPYSVVYQKSEVRVRSSNEVQGLDFTI; translated from the coding sequence ATGTTATCGAACGGACAAGACGAATTATATACTTCCATTCTAAGCAGGCAATCCATCCCAGAATCCGTGGTGGGTGGCAAACAAGTCGCCAGTCGCTTTTTAGATGAATTGTTTTCCATTCTATTTTCGGGATACCATTCTGAACGTAACTTTACTTCCAAAGACCAAATTATGGATCAGTTGGAACTCTTTCGAATCCGTTGGAAAAATTTATTAGAACCTTATGCTTCTTATGCGGACAGAGAATTTGGACGTGTTGTAGCCTTGGATGATATTTTGCATAACTTTGTTGCCAAACTTCCTGGTTTGTATCAATGGATGTGGGAAGATGCAGAGGCAGCTTTTTTAGGAGATCCCGCCGCAGAAAGTATCCACGAAGTGATCCTCGCCTATTCCGGGTTTTACGCTGGTGCAGTCCACAGAGTAGCTAATTATTTTTTCAAATCTTCGTTACCCATTTTCCCAAAACTTTTATCGGGTGTGGCCCATGAAGCTACGGGAATTGACATCCATCCAGGGGCAGAGATCGGAAGAGCTTTTTTTATGGATCATGGAACAGGGATTGTGATTGGAGAAACCACTCAGATTGCGGACAACGTGAAGATCTACCAAGGTGTTACCTTAGGCGCTTTGTCGGTAAACAAGTCTTTGGCGAAACAAAAACGTCACCCTACGATCGAAGAGGGAGTTGTGATTTATGCGGGAGCAACGATTCTCGGTGGGGAAACTGTCATAGGCAAACAGTCGATCATCGGAGGAAATGCCTGGATTACCCAAAGCATCCCTCCGTATTCTGTTGTGTATCAGAAGTCAGAAGTACGAGTCAGAAGTTCTAATGAAGTCCAAGGTTTGGATTTCACCATTTGA
- a CDS encoding thiolase family protein, which produces MKVTQKIVLAAPARTPFAQIGKALSQYSGHHLGKIVGEEVMKRSGLKPTDIDGVIVGEGFSNAPNSARVIANLLGLPMEIPCLTVANNCVSGLEAVAEATRRISLGEGKVFLVIGEESQTSMPFVVKNARLNKKTNSLDALTKLLPNDLPEGVELRDTLEDGLGDGETSFGMQVTAEILAQNYALPRETQDKVAYESFKRAFDATQEGRYKPYIMEVKDDEGNMLQADEAVLLREGLVKNPTRMGRAMLLFDNPQMKFDQFKEKYSKYLKKSHGPTLSIFNASPRSDGAAGIIVASEDAAKKLGLTPKAYINGFNMRGVDPNLMGLGQAEATIALLAETGDKIENIDIIEIHEAFAATAVAALEEIKTRTGLDWEKKFDEKKINPNGGSISIGHPFGATGVRLLHNAIMDFEENKDVKKVLVTACAHGGIAGSMIVERA; this is translated from the coding sequence ATGAAAGTAACACAAAAGATAGTACTCGCAGCACCAGCACGAACTCCTTTTGCTCAAATTGGCAAGGCGCTCTCACAGTACTCAGGACACCACCTCGGAAAAATCGTAGGTGAAGAAGTTATGAAACGCAGTGGTTTGAAACCTACTGATATCGACGGTGTGATCGTTGGTGAAGGTTTTTCTAACGCACCAAACTCGGCACGTGTGATTGCAAACTTACTTGGACTTCCTATGGAAATTCCTTGCCTTACTGTTGCAAACAACTGTGTCTCCGGTTTGGAAGCAGTAGCAGAAGCAACTCGACGTATTTCACTTGGTGAAGGAAAAGTATTTCTCGTGATTGGTGAAGAATCGCAAACTTCTATGCCATTCGTTGTGAAAAACGCTCGCCTTAACAAAAAAACAAACAGTTTGGATGCTCTTACAAAACTTCTTCCGAATGACCTTCCTGAAGGTGTAGAACTTCGTGATACATTGGAAGATGGACTTGGTGATGGCGAAACTTCTTTTGGTATGCAAGTAACGGCAGAAATCCTCGCTCAAAACTATGCCCTTCCACGCGAAACACAAGACAAAGTAGCTTACGAATCTTTCAAACGTGCCTTTGATGCGACTCAAGAAGGTCGTTACAAACCATACATTATGGAAGTGAAAGACGATGAAGGAAATATGTTACAAGCTGACGAAGCAGTTCTTCTTCGTGAAGGTCTTGTAAAAAACCCAACTCGTATGGGTCGTGCGATGTTACTCTTTGACAACCCTCAAATGAAATTTGACCAGTTCAAAGAAAAATACAGCAAATACTTAAAGAAATCACATGGACCTACTCTTTCAATCTTCAATGCAAGCCCACGTTCTGATGGAGCGGCTGGTATCATTGTAGCTTCTGAAGATGCAGCTAAAAAATTAGGTCTGACTCCAAAAGCTTATATCAACGGTTTTAACATGCGCGGTGTGGATCCAAACCTAATGGGTCTTGGCCAAGCAGAAGCAACCATAGCTCTTCTTGCAGAAACAGGTGATAAAATCGAAAACATCGACATCATCGAAATCCACGAAGCGTTTGCTGCGACTGCAGTTGCGGCTCTTGAAGAAATCAAAACTAGAACTGGTCTTGACTGGGAAAAGAAATTTGATGAGAAAAAAATCAACCCGAACGGTGGATCTATCTCCATTGGACACCCGTTTGGTGCTACTGGTGTGAGACTCCTTCACAACGCCATCATGGACTTTGAAGAAAACAAAGACGTGAAAAAGGTGCTTGTGACTGCATGTGCACACGGTGGGATCGCAGGATCTATGATCGTAGAAAGAGCGTAA
- a CDS encoding ABC-F family ATP-binding cassette domain-containing protein, whose translation MDIVLVSVSKLSKTIGEKKLFQNLDFSISEGEKLAIVGINGSGKSTLLRAILGKEETDSGQIIKNNNLKISILDQNPVFDQNETILDHIYKGDNKLVKTIRRYEDICERMSEGAEGLDDEFTEISQEMDRLSAWDYEQQVKSILKELGVEKLERKMSELSGGMLKKVELAKSLIDESNLLILDEPTNHLDVKSILWLEDYLAGLDKAIILITHDRYFLDRIVNKILELDRGSHFLYEGNYSIYLERKVEREETLQKQEDKIKQFLKQEVKWLKRQPKARSTKQKARIERASELQNREKREEQKDLELSVAAKRQGKTILEIHNLKKGIADKLLINDFTYTFKAKERLGVIGPNGIGKSTLLNLMAGRITPDSGYIKPGMNTKVGYFDQTSSELPLDRNVLDYIKDVAGEMIETESGEKISAAKMLERFLFDGKLQYTPIAKLSGGERRRLFLVQILMTGPNFLILDEPTNDLDIQTLSVLESFLDEFPGTVVIVSHDRYFLDRTAESLLIFRKEGKLDHYIGTFSSFLETDTLELESEPSSPKQVVVPEVTVGAGKPQKSKQDQKKLSKLESEIAKFLPFGPQKVWVLLLFYFSVRLLYLEFIWEQP comes from the coding sequence ATGGACATTGTGCTAGTCTCTGTTTCCAAACTTTCCAAAACCATCGGCGAAAAAAAACTCTTTCAAAACCTTGATTTCTCTATCAGTGAAGGAGAAAAACTCGCCATTGTTGGTATCAATGGATCGGGCAAATCCACCCTATTGCGAGCCATCCTCGGCAAAGAAGAAACGGACTCTGGCCAAATCATTAAAAACAATAATCTTAAAATCTCCATCCTTGACCAAAATCCTGTTTTTGATCAGAACGAAACCATCCTCGATCATATCTACAAAGGTGATAACAAACTCGTAAAAACCATTCGCCGTTATGAAGACATTTGTGAACGAATGAGTGAAGGTGCCGAGGGGTTAGATGATGAGTTTACAGAAATTTCTCAAGAAATGGATAGACTGTCCGCTTGGGATTACGAACAACAAGTTAAATCCATATTAAAAGAGTTAGGTGTTGAGAAATTAGAAAGAAAGATGTCTGAATTGTCAGGGGGGATGCTTAAAAAAGTAGAACTGGCAAAGTCCCTCATCGATGAAAGTAACTTACTGATTTTGGATGAACCCACAAACCATTTGGATGTAAAATCCATTTTATGGTTAGAAGACTATTTGGCAGGTCTTGACAAAGCCATCATTCTCATCACCCATGATCGTTATTTTTTAGATCGGATTGTGAATAAAATTTTGGAACTCGATCGAGGGAGTCATTTCCTATACGAAGGGAACTATTCTATTTATTTGGAACGCAAAGTAGAAAGAGAAGAAACCCTTCAAAAACAAGAAGATAAAATCAAACAATTTCTCAAACAAGAAGTGAAGTGGTTGAAACGCCAACCGAAAGCCCGGTCCACAAAACAAAAGGCAAGGATTGAACGAGCCAGCGAACTCCAAAATAGAGAAAAACGCGAAGAACAAAAAGATTTAGAACTGAGTGTCGCGGCCAAACGCCAAGGGAAAACCATTTTAGAAATTCATAATCTGAAAAAAGGGATCGCGGACAAACTACTCATCAATGACTTTACTTATACTTTTAAAGCCAAAGAAAGACTCGGTGTGATTGGACCCAATGGAATTGGAAAATCCACACTCCTCAATTTAATGGCAGGCCGTATTACACCTGATAGTGGATACATCAAACCAGGGATGAATACGAAGGTGGGTTACTTTGACCAAACCAGTTCCGAACTTCCCCTGGATCGGAATGTTCTCGATTATATCAAAGATGTTGCGGGTGAGATGATCGAAACTGAATCAGGAGAAAAAATCTCTGCGGCCAAGATGTTGGAAAGGTTTCTCTTTGATGGGAAATTACAATACACACCCATCGCCAAACTCTCGGGAGGCGAAAGGCGCAGACTTTTTCTTGTGCAGATCTTAATGACAGGTCCCAACTTTCTGATCTTAGATGAACCAACCAATGATTTGGACATTCAAACACTGTCTGTTTTGGAATCCTTCCTCGATGAATTTCCAGGAACCGTTGTGATCGTATCCCACGATCGTTATTTTTTAGACCGAACCGCAGAAAGCCTACTGATCTTCCGAAAAGAGGGAAAACTAGACCATTACATTGGAACCTTCTCTTCCTTTTTAGAAACCGATACTTTGGAATTAGAAAGTGAACCAAGTTCCCCAAAACAGGTTGTAGTTCCAGAAGTGACAGTCGGAGCGGGGAAACCACAGAAATCCAAACAAGACCAAAAGAAACTCTCCAAATTAGAATCAGAGATAGCCAAGTTTCTCCCGTTTGGCCCCCAGAAGGTGTGGGTCTTGCTTCTCTTTTACTTCTCGGTCCGGTTGCTTTACCTGGAATTTATTTGGGAGCAACCTTAG
- a CDS encoding PP2C family protein-serine/threonine phosphatase, translating to MRDSQVSPVWPPEGVGLASLLLLGPVALPGIYLGATLANFFNNPHLPTAFIIGIGNTLSSYINYRIIQRVSEKTDPIYSTKNLIYFLSIGTIPGSFISTVMGVTSLWYWDFLSTELYFNVFFTWFSGEMLGFLIVAPLLYVWFHPKAKLKLELRKQIELLLWIILVYISGTIAFSDEWPLLFLPIPFVIVTSIRFRQFGATLATVVLAFTAVSLTIEGKGVFARRDETGLSINDSLIFLDAFLFCISGIAYFLVTATRERERAQLASLKSLQVLNELKEKANEELEKKVLERTAVIEEQRTEIEKQLDMAKRIQESLFPQKEVFPEGVEILFKNIPMMKVGGDLYDIVWRPEKLELGVFICDVSGHGIPAALLSALVKTSLDKWKEDPSDLKENLESIRNQIIPNLREHFVTASLLHLHTDSGALTFARAGHFPLFIIRKSGALVSLKPMGRIITPIFAILAEEEKFQLETGDLIVMLTDGLTEARAPESFQMFGEERLLHLIREMRSLPLIEIRDQVFQSVIQLSGGITAIQDDLTFGLIRYTGSVDQKVEAL from the coding sequence ATCAGAGATAGCCAAGTTTCTCCCGTTTGGCCCCCAGAAGGTGTGGGTCTTGCTTCTCTTTTACTTCTCGGTCCGGTTGCTTTACCTGGAATTTATTTGGGAGCAACCTTAGCTAATTTTTTTAATAATCCACATTTACCGACAGCATTCATCATAGGAATTGGAAATACACTCAGTAGTTATATCAACTATCGAATCATCCAAAGAGTGTCTGAAAAAACAGATCCCATTTACTCTACTAAAAACTTAATTTATTTCTTAAGTATTGGAACCATTCCTGGATCGTTTATTAGCACAGTAATGGGTGTCACCAGTTTATGGTATTGGGATTTTTTATCCACAGAACTTTATTTTAATGTGTTCTTTACTTGGTTCTCGGGAGAGATGTTGGGATTTCTCATTGTTGCCCCCCTACTCTATGTTTGGTTCCATCCAAAAGCCAAACTAAAGTTGGAACTTCGTAAACAAATCGAACTACTCCTTTGGATCATTTTGGTGTATATATCGGGAACCATTGCTTTTAGCGATGAGTGGCCTCTCCTCTTTTTACCCATTCCTTTTGTGATTGTTACAAGCATTCGTTTTCGCCAGTTTGGTGCCACACTCGCAACCGTTGTGTTAGCATTCACAGCCGTATCCTTAACCATCGAAGGAAAAGGGGTTTTTGCGAGAAGAGATGAAACAGGACTTTCGATCAACGACTCCCTAATCTTTTTGGATGCCTTTTTGTTTTGTATCAGTGGGATTGCTTACTTTTTGGTGACAGCCACCAGAGAAAGAGAAAGAGCACAACTCGCTTCTTTAAAATCCTTACAAGTTCTGAATGAACTCAAAGAAAAAGCCAACGAGGAACTAGAAAAAAAAGTTTTAGAAAGAACTGCCGTCATTGAAGAACAAAGAACAGAAATCGAAAAACAATTGGATATGGCCAAACGGATCCAAGAATCTCTTTTCCCTCAAAAGGAAGTTTTTCCCGAAGGTGTGGAAATTCTTTTTAAAAATATTCCTATGATGAAAGTGGGGGGAGATTTGTATGATATTGTTTGGAGACCCGAAAAACTAGAGTTAGGTGTTTTTATTTGTGATGTTTCTGGTCACGGAATTCCTGCGGCCCTACTCAGTGCTCTTGTCAAAACCTCCCTGGATAAATGGAAGGAAGACCCTTCCGACCTAAAAGAAAATTTAGAATCGATTCGAAACCAAATCATTCCCAATCTTCGGGAACATTTTGTAACAGCCAGTTTACTCCATCTCCATACCGATTCTGGGGCACTGACATTTGCCAGGGCCGGCCACTTTCCTCTTTTTATCATCCGAAAGTCGGGAGCCCTTGTGAGTTTGAAACCGATGGGAAGGATCATCACTCCGATTTTTGCCATCCTTGCCGAAGAAGAGAAATTCCAATTGGAAACCGGGGATTTGATTGTGATGTTGACCGATGGCCTAACAGAAGCTAGGGCACCGGAGTCCTTTCAAATGTTTGGGGAAGAAAGACTCCTGCATTTGATTCGAGAGATGCGAAGCCTTCCCTTAATTGAAATTCGAGACCAAGTTTTCCAATCTGTCATCCAACTCTCCGGAGGGATCACTGCCATCCAAGATGATTTGACCTTTGGCCTCATTCGTTATACGGGAAGTGTAGATCAAAAAGTCGAGGCCCTCTAG
- a CDS encoding family 2A encapsulin nanocompartment cargo protein cysteine desulfurase, which produces MNTNDPSFLKLNPDSFANVTPSGFPDEKTLEKLAKEMFGVLQSYGGSNLPTNGLPSPNISQETLPYLEDLKLTDTGFSYSDFQSFPITNIPQSGGGNLASARRDFPILTETVNGKPLVWLDNAATTQKPISVIERLSHFYLHENSNIHRAAHTLAARSTDAYEKARSLVQGFIGAGSVEEIVFVRGTTEGINLLSNIISDKHIQAGDEILITHLEHHANIVPWQMICAKKGAKLKVAPVDDSGQIILSEYERLLNSKTKIVSITQVSNALGTVVPVEEMTRSAHKVGALVIVDGAQSVSHMPVNVQEIDCDFFVFSGHKLFAPTGIGVVYGKKAILDSLPPWQGGGNMIKDVHFDHTTFQEAPFRFEAGTGNIADAVGLGAAIEYLNRFGMKQISAFEHDLLEYGTKELLKVPGLRLIGTAKDKAGVLSFVVDGFKTEEIGKRLAEEGIAVRAGHHCAQPILRRFGLESTVRPSLAFYNSCEDIDALIRVLYGLGSRNRLGI; this is translated from the coding sequence ATGAATACAAATGATCCGAGTTTTCTAAAACTAAACCCGGATTCGTTTGCGAATGTTACTCCTTCCGGTTTCCCTGATGAGAAAACACTCGAGAAATTGGCAAAGGAAATGTTTGGGGTTTTACAATCCTATGGTGGAAGTAACCTTCCCACCAATGGTTTGCCATCACCAAATATCTCTCAGGAGACACTTCCCTACCTAGAAGATTTGAAATTAACGGATACCGGTTTTTCTTATTCCGATTTTCAGTCTTTCCCAATCACCAACATACCACAGTCAGGTGGAGGGAATCTAGCATCCGCAAGGAGAGATTTTCCTATCTTAACGGAAACAGTGAATGGGAAACCGTTGGTCTGGCTCGACAATGCAGCAACCACCCAAAAACCAATCTCTGTGATAGAAAGGTTATCTCATTTTTACTTACATGAGAATTCCAATATCCATCGTGCCGCCCATACACTTGCCGCTAGATCCACTGATGCTTATGAAAAAGCAAGGTCTCTTGTCCAAGGGTTTATTGGTGCTGGAAGCGTAGAGGAAATTGTTTTTGTCAGAGGAACTACGGAAGGAATCAATCTCCTTTCCAATATTATCTCCGACAAACACATCCAAGCCGGTGATGAAATTCTAATCACTCATCTGGAACACCACGCAAACATTGTTCCTTGGCAGATGATTTGCGCGAAAAAAGGGGCTAAGTTAAAAGTGGCTCCTGTGGATGATTCTGGACAAATCATTCTTAGTGAATACGAACGCCTGTTAAACTCGAAAACAAAAATTGTTTCGATCACACAAGTTTCGAATGCACTGGGAACTGTGGTTCCGGTTGAAGAGATGACAAGGTCTGCTCATAAAGTAGGAGCCCTTGTGATTGTGGATGGAGCTCAGTCTGTATCCCATATGCCAGTGAATGTACAAGAGATCGATTGCGACTTCTTTGTGTTTAGCGGTCATAAACTCTTTGCACCAACTGGGATCGGTGTGGTTTACGGAAAAAAAGCCATCTTAGATAGTCTACCTCCCTGGCAAGGTGGTGGGAACATGATCAAAGATGTCCATTTTGATCACACAACCTTCCAAGAAGCACCATTTCGGTTTGAAGCAGGAACGGGTAACATCGCCGATGCAGTGGGCCTGGGAGCTGCAATCGAATATCTGAACAGATTCGGAATGAAACAAATTTCAGCTTTTGAACATGACCTATTGGAATATGGAACCAAAGAACTGTTAAAGGTTCCAGGCCTTCGGTTGATTGGAACGGCTAAAGACAAAGCGGGAGTCTTATCCTTTGTAGTCGATGGATTCAAAACAGAAGAGATTGGAAAACGATTGGCGGAAGAAGGAATTGCTGTACGCGCCGGCCACCACTGTGCCCAACCAATCTTACGTAGATTTGGATTGGAATCAACAGTAAGACCATCACTCGCGTTTTACAATTCTTGTGAAGACATTGATGCACTCATCCGAGTGTTGTACGGGTTAGGGAGTCGGAATCGACTCGGAATTTAG